The Temnothorax longispinosus isolate EJ_2023e chromosome 4, Tlon_JGU_v1, whole genome shotgun sequence genome has a window encoding:
- the LOC139811045 gene encoding carbonyl reductase [NADPH] 1-like, with translation MSVRVAVVTGGNKGIGFATVKALCQQYDGNVYLTARDTTRGLNAVSDLKKQGLNPKFHQLDINDDDSVNTFRDYLRNTYGGLDVLVNNAAIAFKTNATESFGVQAEETIRVNYFSLRRVCTALYPLLRPHARVVHVSSSAGRLCNITGEALKQKIADPNLTEAELDKIMRDFVTAAKSGTHLQAGWSNSAYSVSKIGVSALAGIHQSMFNADPREDIAVNAVHPGYVDTDMTSHKGPLTPDEGAVAPVYCALLPENTEIKGKYIWYDKTLAEWK, from the exons ATGTCGGTGCGCGTTGCTGTG GTAACTGGTGGAAACAAGGGCATCGGCTTTGCCACCGTCAAAGCCCTCTGTCAACAGTACGATGGAAATGTTTACTTGACAGCTCGCGACACCACCCGTGGCTTGAACGCCGTCAGTGATCTGAAGAAGCAGGGCTTGAATCCAAAGTTCCATCAGTTGGATATCAATGACGACGATAGTGTCAATACATTCCGGGATTACTTGCGGAATACGTACGGCGGTCTCGATGTGCTGGTTAACAATGCTGCCATAGCATTTAAA ACAAATGCTACGGAGTCTTTCGGAGTCCAAGCGGAAGAAACGATACGAGTAAACTACTTCAGCTTGCGTAGAGTGTGTACTGCTCTCTATCCGTTACTCAGACCGCACGCCCGGGTGGTTCACGTCTCCAGTAGTGCTGGACGTCTGTGCAACATTACTGGTGAAGcgttaaaacagaaaatagcCGATCCTAATCTGACCGAAGCGGAATTGGACAAAATCATGCGCGATTTTGTCAC TGCTGCAAAATCTGGCACGCATCTACAAGCCGGTTGGTCAAATTCAGCGTACAGTGTAAGTAAAATCGGCGTTTCCGCCTTAGCTGGTATTCATCAATCCATGTTTAACGCGGATCCTCGAGAAGACATTGCAGTGAACGCGGTTCATCCTGGTTACGTAGACACCGATATGACTAGCCATAAGGGACCTCTGACACCAGATGAAGGGGCTGTAGCCCCTGTTTATTGCGCGTTATTGCCGGAGAATACAGAgataaaaggaaaatatatctGGTACGATAAGACATTAGCAGAATGGAAGTAA
- the LOC139811047 gene encoding carbonyl reductase [NADPH] 1-like translates to MSVRVAVVTGGNKGIGFATVKALCQQYDGNVYLTARDTTRGLNAVNELEKQGLNPKFHQLDVNDDDSVNTFRDYLRNTYGGLDVLVNNAAIFKADATEPFGVQAEETIRVNYFSLRRVCTALYPLLRPHARVVHVSSSAGRLCYITSEALKQKLADPNLTETELDKLMRDFVDAAKSGTHLQAGWPEPAAYAAYMTSKIGVSALAGIHQSIFNADPREDIAVNAVHPGYVDTDMTSHTGRLTPDEGAVAPVYCALLPENTEIKENISV, encoded by the exons ATGTCGGTGCGCGTTGCTGTG GTAACTGGCGGAAACAAAGGTATCGGCTTTGCCACCGTCAAAGCCCTCTGTCAACAGTACGATGGAAATGTTTACTTGACAGCTCGCGACACTACCCGTGGCTTGAACGCCGTCAATGAATTGGAGAAGCAGGGCTTGAATCCAAAGTTCCATCAGTTGGATGTCAATGACGACGACAGTGTCAATACATTCCGGGATTATTTGAGGAATACGTACGGCGGTCTCGATGTGCTGGTTAACAATGCCGccatatttaaa GCGGATGCTACGGAGCCTTTCGGAGTCCAAGCGGAAGAAACGATACGAGTAAACTACTTCAGCTTGCGTAGAGTGTGCACTGCTCTCTATCCGTTGCTCAGACCGCACGCCCGGGTGGTTCACGTCTCCAGCAGTGCTGGTCGTCTGTGCTACATAACTAGCGAAGcgttaaaacagaaattggCCGATCCAAATCTGACCGAAACAGAATTGGACAAGCTCATGCGCGATTTCGTCGA TGCTGCAAAATCTGGCACGCATCTACAAGCCGGTTGGCCAGAACCAGCAGCGTACGCTGCGTACATGACAAGTAAAATCGGCGTTTCCGCCCTAGCTGGTATTCATCAATCCATATTTAACGCGGATCCTCGAGAAGACATTGCAGTGAACGCGGTTCATCCTGGTTACGTAGACACCGATATGACTAGCCATACGGGACGTTTGACACCAGATGAAGGGGCTGTAGCCCCTGTTTATTGCGCGTTATTGCCGGAGAATACAGagataaaggaaaatatatcgGTATGA